A genomic region of Planococcus kocurii contains the following coding sequences:
- a CDS encoding STAS domain-containing protein, with the protein MSKKNIVVGGIELQWDLETGETLFEGGDVVFFWISAMETFFDTIKDISGIEATQLVLETTGFRQGVIVGEGFKNLKQIDTSNIVEWISNTYAPAGWGRVEIIKMDTEHNTFTLHIQNDWEYKMNLLKNKGTEGIFVPSHYAGVLTGLFGINFWYKTIQYQNDSTPYSIVEYFPSEVTVQQNIRELSRKQEADQIQKLEALVDEHTKSLQNLVRELSSPIIPVLEGIIVVPMIGSYDEQRTEDLIVKTLSELPKHKAQYLLVDLTGLNQHITEHTASLIDKLGASARLLGTEVILVGISPELAIIIAQSQNSLKTFESLQSLQHGIYYALGRSGRKIV; encoded by the coding sequence ATGAGCAAAAAAAATATAGTTGTCGGCGGTATTGAATTGCAATGGGATTTGGAAACAGGAGAAACACTTTTTGAAGGTGGAGATGTTGTTTTCTTTTGGATTTCTGCCATGGAAACTTTTTTTGATACGATCAAAGACATTTCAGGTATTGAAGCAACACAACTCGTATTAGAAACAACTGGATTTCGTCAAGGCGTTATTGTCGGTGAAGGATTTAAAAACTTAAAGCAAATCGATACGTCCAACATTGTCGAGTGGATTTCCAATACTTATGCCCCTGCTGGTTGGGGAAGAGTTGAAATCATCAAAATGGACACTGAACACAATACCTTTACATTACATATCCAAAATGATTGGGAATATAAAATGAACTTACTAAAAAACAAAGGCACAGAAGGTATATTCGTCCCTTCTCATTATGCAGGTGTATTGACAGGTCTGTTTGGTATTAACTTCTGGTATAAAACCATTCAGTATCAAAACGATAGCACCCCTTATAGCATCGTCGAATATTTCCCTTCTGAAGTAACCGTCCAGCAAAATATTCGTGAGCTGTCTCGGAAACAAGAAGCCGATCAAATTCAAAAACTTGAAGCACTCGTAGATGAGCATACAAAATCGCTGCAAAATTTAGTCCGAGAGCTTTCTTCTCCGATTATTCCTGTACTTGAAGGCATTATTGTCGTACCGATGATTGGCAGTTACGATGAACAACGGACAGAAGATTTAATCGTTAAAACTTTAAGTGAACTTCCAAAACACAAAGCCCAATACCTATTAGTTGATTTGACTGGTTTAAATCAGCATATTACAGAACATACAGCTTCCTTAATCGATAAACTTGGGGCTTCTGCAAGACTTTTAGGAACGGAAGTCATTTTAGTCGGCATTTCTCCTGAACTGGCAATCATTATTGCTCAGTCACAAAATAGCTTGAAAACCTTCGAATCCCTACAAAGCCTTCAGCACGGCATTTATTATGCGTTAGGCCGCAGCGGTCGAAAAATCGTTTGA
- a CDS encoding NADH-dependent flavin oxidoreductase: protein MTITTQYLFEPFTFTSGLTVKNRILMAPMTTSSSDPSGDVTEEELTYYKRRAESGLGAVITACAHVEPLGVGFPGPFGADSDDRIESLRRLATAIREGGAKAILQIYHAGRMSNEDLLKGNQPVSASAVAALRSNAVIPREMSSEEIEKTIEAFGEATRRAIEAGFDGVEIHGANTYLIQQFFSPHSNRRTDKWGGDVDSRMNFPLAVIKSIQQAVNKHASQPFVVGYRVSPEEKEEPGITMDDTLTFLTAIADQGIDYIHVSVGRFFGGSIREEDSRSRVEIIQQHIGSRVPVIGVGGLQTLDHVKEALQVTPLVSLGHALIMDPDWLAKVQESRDEEIYQAIHLTRKQQLDIPENLWNMVTNAPGWFRVEE from the coding sequence ATGACGATAACAACTCAATATCTATTCGAACCATTTACTTTTACATCTGGACTAACCGTTAAGAATCGAATCTTGATGGCACCGATGACTACCTCATCTTCGGATCCCAGTGGTGACGTCACAGAAGAAGAACTGACTTATTATAAACGCCGTGCTGAAAGTGGACTAGGTGCAGTTATTACTGCCTGCGCACATGTCGAACCACTCGGTGTAGGCTTTCCAGGTCCATTCGGGGCAGACAGCGATGACCGTATCGAGAGCCTCAGACGACTGGCTACAGCTATTCGAGAAGGCGGAGCCAAAGCCATTTTGCAGATTTATCACGCAGGACGTATGTCAAATGAAGACTTATTAAAAGGCAATCAGCCAGTTTCAGCAAGTGCCGTAGCAGCACTACGTTCAAATGCCGTTATACCGCGAGAAATGAGTTCTGAAGAAATTGAGAAAACAATCGAGGCATTCGGTGAAGCGACAAGACGTGCAATTGAAGCAGGATTTGATGGGGTGGAGATTCACGGGGCTAATACGTATTTGATTCAGCAATTTTTCTCGCCGCATTCTAATAGACGTACGGATAAATGGGGAGGCGACGTCGATTCACGTATGAACTTTCCGCTGGCAGTAATCAAATCGATCCAGCAAGCAGTTAACAAGCATGCCAGTCAACCATTTGTGGTCGGTTATCGTGTTAGCCCAGAAGAAAAAGAGGAGCCTGGTATTACAATGGACGATACATTGACTTTCTTAACCGCTATTGCTGATCAGGGCATCGACTATATTCATGTATCAGTCGGACGATTTTTTGGTGGTTCGATTCGCGAAGAGGATAGCCGCTCGCGTGTGGAAATCATTCAACAGCATATTGGGAGTCGTGTACCTGTTATTGGAGTAGGTGGCTTGCAGACCTTAGATCATGTAAAAGAGGCATTACAAGTTACTCCGCTCGTGTCTCTCGGTCATGCATTAATTATGGATCCGGACTGGCTCGCGAAAGTTCAAGAAAGTCGAGATGAGGAAATTTACCAAGCAATCCATTTGACTAGAAAACAGCAGCTAGATATTCCTGAAAATCTGTGGAATATGGTAACGAATGCACCTGGCTGGTTCCGAGTCGAGGAGTAA
- a CDS encoding FtsX-like permease family protein, giving the protein MNNRFFSSLALRNIKSNKQLYIPYLLSSTIIIMMFYLMASLLTNKFVQERSSSLATLFLYGTVVIGIFSVIFILYTNSFLIKRRKKEIGLYGILGLEKKHVAKILFFETVFTSLLSIAAGLLSGFIFGRLFFMLLNYLLRLPIDITYSTSGVTMLATIALFSGIFGIMFLYNVSQFTFANPIKLLKGKQEGEKEPKGSMILFVLSLVFLGWGYSISVTIPDPLAAISNFFLAVLLVIVGTYLLFISGSIFILKALKKNKRIYYQPGAFISISGMLYRMKQNAVGLANICILASMVIIAVSTTVTIFIGSEETLENRYPFENNVTLFGEVENLEKMNKRFFEFQDDLWKTVEANGLEITENKSYRQLSLFGRLQENEFVFDGNLAEPEKSILLMVLPLEDFNEMTGKSITLEDGEALYYHSTTTDKKESLTIGAETYQLTQVENEFDGNMELTESLALVVPEVSHLLEISKKLKEQFPESNYLTIDAHIGWNTSGTEEKKEVLAKQLENQYGWNAGENSLYESRLLQREEWYSLNGGFLFLGVFLGLLFTMGTVLITYFKQISEGFDDREKFQIMQKVGLDKELIEESTRAQIVWMFLLPIVIATIHVSFAYPIVRKLLLIFGVTNEITWLLSFIGVVFAFAASYWIIYRLTSRVYYSIVK; this is encoded by the coding sequence ATGAATAATCGTTTTTTTTCGTCATTAGCGTTGCGCAATATCAAGTCCAACAAACAATTGTACATTCCATATTTGTTGTCTTCGACCATTATCATCATGATGTTTTACTTAATGGCTTCTTTGTTGACCAATAAATTCGTACAGGAACGTTCGAGTTCATTGGCTACACTGTTTCTGTACGGTACTGTAGTGATCGGAATTTTTTCGGTTATTTTCATTCTCTACACGAATAGTTTTCTGATCAAGAGAAGGAAAAAGGAAATCGGCCTTTACGGTATTTTAGGATTGGAAAAAAAGCATGTTGCAAAAATTTTGTTTTTCGAAACGGTCTTTACTAGCTTGTTGAGCATTGCGGCAGGACTGTTGAGCGGATTTATATTCGGACGACTGTTTTTTATGCTATTGAACTACTTGTTAAGACTACCAATAGATATTACTTATTCAACCTCAGGTGTAACGATGTTGGCAACAATCGCATTATTTAGTGGAATATTCGGTATTATGTTTCTCTACAACGTTAGTCAGTTTACATTTGCTAATCCAATCAAATTGCTGAAAGGCAAACAAGAAGGAGAGAAAGAACCAAAAGGATCAATGATTCTGTTTGTCTTGTCACTTGTTTTTCTTGGATGGGGCTATAGCATCTCTGTGACAATTCCAGATCCGCTCGCCGCTATTTCAAATTTTTTCTTAGCGGTGCTGCTTGTTATTGTGGGTACTTATCTACTGTTTATTTCGGGTTCGATTTTTATCTTAAAAGCTTTAAAGAAAAACAAACGAATCTATTACCAACCTGGCGCTTTTATTTCCATCTCCGGGATGCTTTACCGTATGAAGCAAAATGCAGTGGGACTCGCAAACATCTGTATTTTGGCATCGATGGTCATTATCGCGGTTTCAACAACAGTTACAATTTTTATTGGTTCAGAAGAAACTTTGGAAAACCGATATCCTTTTGAAAACAATGTGACTTTGTTTGGTGAAGTAGAAAATTTGGAAAAAATGAACAAGCGTTTTTTTGAGTTTCAAGATGATTTGTGGAAGACCGTAGAAGCGAATGGTTTAGAAATCACAGAAAACAAAAGTTATCGACAGCTGTCTTTATTCGGTCGTCTTCAAGAGAACGAATTTGTATTCGATGGAAATCTGGCAGAACCGGAAAAATCAATCTTGCTTATGGTTTTACCGCTAGAAGATTTTAATGAAATGACTGGGAAATCAATCACACTTGAAGATGGCGAAGCATTGTACTACCACTCGACAACTACTGATAAAAAAGAAAGCCTCACAATTGGAGCAGAAACGTATCAACTCACCCAAGTAGAAAATGAATTCGATGGAAATATGGAGTTAACTGAATCACTGGCACTGGTTGTACCAGAAGTCTCGCATTTATTGGAAATCTCAAAAAAACTTAAAGAACAATTTCCAGAAAGTAACTATTTGACAATAGATGCGCACATTGGTTGGAACACCTCTGGCACTGAAGAGAAAAAAGAAGTGCTAGCTAAACAACTAGAAAACCAATACGGGTGGAATGCAGGCGAGAATAGTCTTTACGAATCTCGGTTACTTCAACGCGAGGAATGGTACAGCTTGAACGGGGGCTTCTTGTTCCTCGGAGTATTCTTGGGACTGCTATTTACGATGGGTACGGTGTTAATTACCTACTTTAAGCAAATATCTGAAGGTTTTGATGATCGAGAGAAATTCCAGATTATGCAGAAAGTTGGGCTAGATAAAGAACTGATTGAAGAATCTACACGGGCGCAAATTGTCTGGATGTTCTTGTTGCCGATTGTTATTGCCACAATCCATGTTAGTTTTGCCTATCCAATCGTCCGAAAGCTTTTACTGATTTTCGGTGTGACAAACGAGATTACATGGTTGCTCTCATTTATTGGAGTAGTGTTTGCTTTTGCAGCTAGCTACTGGATTATTTATCGCTTAACTTCTCGAGTTTATTACAGCATTGTTAAATAG
- a CDS encoding response regulator transcription factor — MFKIMIVEDDLTIANILKKELEKWNYQAFLIDDFNQVLKEFKDKTPQLVLLDIQLPSFNGYYWCQEIRKFSQVPIIFISSRNENMDIVMAIQMGADDFISKPFDLTVAVAKTQALLRRTYDFKESDHFLSFNQVLLKSGESKLFAKGQEVNLTRTELKIMELLFLQKGNYVTREEIMVNLWEDESFIDDNTLAVNIARLRKKLVKVGLSDFILTKKNVGYALNKETLHA; from the coding sequence ATGTTCAAAATCATGATTGTGGAAGATGATTTAACGATTGCTAACATTTTAAAAAAAGAACTTGAGAAGTGGAATTACCAAGCATTTTTAATAGATGATTTTAACCAAGTACTCAAAGAATTCAAAGATAAGACTCCTCAACTAGTGTTATTAGATATCCAGCTTCCTTCTTTTAATGGTTATTACTGGTGTCAGGAGATTCGTAAATTTTCACAAGTGCCGATCATTTTTATTTCGTCGCGAAACGAAAATATGGACATTGTGATGGCCATTCAAATGGGCGCCGACGATTTCATCTCTAAGCCTTTTGATTTGACGGTAGCAGTCGCTAAAACCCAGGCACTTCTAAGAAGAACTTATGACTTTAAAGAATCGGATCATTTTTTAAGTTTCAATCAAGTCTTGTTAAAATCTGGAGAATCGAAGCTGTTTGCGAAAGGTCAAGAAGTCAACTTAACACGTACAGAACTGAAAATTATGGAACTCTTGTTTCTTCAGAAAGGTAATTACGTCACCAGAGAGGAAATCATGGTTAATCTGTGGGAAGATGAATCGTTCATCGACGACAATACACTAGCCGTCAACATCGCGAGGCTACGAAAAAAACTAGTAAAAGTAGGGCTATCTGATTTTATTTTGACTAAAAAGAATGTGGGTTATGCATTGAATAAGGAGACATTACATGCTTAA
- a CDS encoding phosphatase PAP2 family protein, producing the protein MEKNEKLAGLAFLLLIGGLGLAVLFIVLFAELAEEVVEKEVAQFDNFIINGMEAGASKTWDQVMFIFTEMGSVWFLTVLSLVVLVVLGVKMKDKWGMLFFVIAVGGGSLLTTVLKNLYVRERPSINPGIDAIGYSFPSGHSMGSLIFYGFVIYLVIRTRQRSWIRWLFVAILGMLIIMIGSSRIYLGAHFPSDVLGGYIAGLIWLILSLVALEWIQWHSRSPVPPVYALRKLLGPLYRTVRTKLPFFNK; encoded by the coding sequence ATGGAGAAAAATGAAAAACTAGCAGGCTTGGCTTTTTTGCTGTTGATCGGTGGACTGGGTCTAGCTGTGCTGTTTATTGTATTATTTGCAGAATTAGCTGAAGAAGTCGTGGAAAAAGAAGTTGCCCAGTTTGATAACTTTATTATTAATGGAATGGAAGCAGGAGCAAGCAAAACGTGGGATCAGGTAATGTTCATCTTTACCGAAATGGGTTCAGTATGGTTTTTAACGGTGTTGTCACTCGTCGTACTGGTCGTACTTGGAGTTAAAATGAAAGACAAGTGGGGCATGTTGTTTTTTGTTATTGCAGTGGGGGGTGGCTCACTATTAACGACCGTATTAAAAAATCTATATGTCCGGGAACGTCCGAGTATTAATCCGGGTATTGATGCGATCGGCTACAGTTTTCCAAGTGGTCATTCGATGGGGTCGTTAATTTTTTACGGCTTTGTCATATATTTGGTCATCCGAACACGACAACGGTCTTGGATTCGGTGGTTGTTTGTCGCCATTTTGGGTATGCTCATTATTATGATTGGCAGCAGTCGAATCTATCTCGGTGCACATTTCCCAAGTGATGTTCTGGGTGGCTACATTGCGGGATTGATTTGGTTGATATTGAGTTTGGTTGCACTTGAATGGATTCAATGGCATAGCAGAAGTCCGGTACCGCCAGTTTATGCACTACGCAAACTATTAGGGCCGCTATATAGAACCGTGCGAACAAAATTGCCTTTCTTTAATAAATAA
- a CDS encoding DJ-1/PfpI family protein, with translation MSNNTVLFVLLDDYADWEAGSLAAALNEEPEGKGQRFNVKTVSLTTNPIQSIGGFTVLPDYGLTDAPKDFVGLMLIGGNSWRKKDSKQVMKLVDKALEKRVVLGAICDATVFLGNNGILNNIRHTSNHLEDLKEAAGENYSNEAGYLHQQAVRSGQIITANGSAFLEFGKQVLEALNAAPQAEIDEWYRFFKQGYHENMNTNQ, from the coding sequence ATGAGCAATAACACCGTTTTATTTGTGTTGTTAGATGACTATGCGGATTGGGAAGCGGGTTCATTAGCAGCTGCGCTGAATGAAGAGCCAGAAGGTAAAGGACAACGGTTTAATGTCAAGACGGTGTCGTTGACGACAAATCCGATTCAATCAATTGGGGGCTTTACGGTGTTGCCGGATTACGGATTGACTGATGCACCAAAGGATTTTGTGGGACTGATGTTAATCGGTGGAAACTCTTGGAGAAAGAAAGACAGCAAACAGGTCATGAAGTTAGTCGATAAAGCTCTCGAAAAACGAGTCGTTCTTGGTGCGATTTGTGACGCAACTGTATTTTTGGGGAACAATGGAATCCTGAACAACATTCGACATACTAGCAATCACCTAGAAGATTTGAAGGAGGCAGCTGGAGAGAACTACAGCAATGAGGCAGGCTATCTCCATCAGCAGGCCGTTCGGAGTGGACAAATCATCACTGCCAACGGTTCGGCATTTCTGGAGTTTGGAAAACAAGTGCTTGAGGCGCTGAATGCGGCACCGCAAGCTGAAATTGACGAATGGTATCGTTTTTTCAAACAAGGCTATCACGAAAACATGAACACGAACCAATAG
- a CDS encoding oxidoreductase, which yields MKQLTGKTAIVTGANSGIGLEASKVFSGLGAQIIMAVRDLEKGKAARELILDVDKDALVTVMKLDLADLASVHAFVESFKNKHDSLDLLINNAGVMTPPYSKTKDGFELQFGSNHLGHFALTGLLMPLLKNTPDSRVVSLSSLAHKGAKIDFDNLDGAKGYKAMKFYGQSKLANLLFAQELDKRFKAYDLQTVSIACHPGISATNLFKFGKRDAPKLMKSLMHNFLQPPAMGALPTIYAATDSRLTGGEYIGPDGKGQRKGYPTLDTPHASAGDQAVAQKLWDVSEKLTGVQFDFSKV from the coding sequence TTGAAACAGTTAACCGGAAAGACAGCCATTGTTACAGGAGCCAACAGCGGTATCGGATTAGAAGCTTCAAAAGTCTTTTCCGGTCTTGGCGCACAAATTATTATGGCCGTGCGGGACCTTGAAAAAGGCAAGGCGGCTCGTGAATTGATTCTTGATGTAGATAAAGACGCGCTCGTTACCGTCATGAAACTTGATCTAGCAGATCTTGCAAGCGTTCATGCATTCGTAGAAAGCTTCAAAAACAAGCACGATTCACTTGATTTGTTAATCAACAACGCTGGCGTTATGACACCCCCCTATTCAAAAACCAAAGACGGTTTTGAATTGCAGTTCGGCAGCAATCATCTCGGACATTTTGCATTAACCGGCCTTTTGATGCCGTTACTGAAAAATACGCCAGATTCACGTGTCGTGTCTCTCAGCAGTTTGGCTCATAAAGGGGCGAAAATCGATTTTGATAACCTTGATGGTGCCAAAGGTTATAAAGCGATGAAATTTTATGGCCAAAGCAAACTAGCGAATTTGCTGTTTGCTCAGGAATTAGACAAGCGCTTTAAAGCGTACGATTTGCAAACCGTCAGTATTGCTTGTCATCCAGGAATTTCCGCCACCAATCTTTTTAAATTTGGCAAGCGGGACGCACCGAAACTGATGAAGTCGCTCATGCATAACTTCTTGCAGCCGCCTGCTATGGGTGCTTTACCGACCATTTATGCAGCTACCGATTCACGACTGACAGGCGGCGAATATATTGGTCCAGATGGCAAAGGTCAACGTAAAGGCTATCCAACGCTAGACACGCCTCACGCATCAGCTGGTGACCAGGCAGTTGCTCAAAAACTCTGGGACGTGTCAGAAAAGCTGACCGGCGTCCAATTTGATTTCAGCAAAGTCTGA
- a CDS encoding NUDIX hydrolase, translating into MGYVEELRAVVGHRPLILVGSVVVIVDEEGRLLLEERKFPEGLWGLPGGLMELGESTEDTAKREVMEETGLTIAELKLINVYSGPKHFVVAKNGDEFYVVTTGYYSNKFHGELIVDQKESLSFKFFAPADLPDRMVGSHRVVIEDYLNHLTNQPG; encoded by the coding sequence ATGGGGTATGTAGAAGAATTGCGAGCGGTTGTGGGGCATAGACCGTTAATTCTTGTTGGTTCGGTCGTCGTAATTGTTGATGAAGAAGGGCGTTTGCTGCTAGAAGAAAGGAAATTCCCAGAAGGTTTGTGGGGGCTTCCGGGTGGACTGATGGAACTCGGCGAATCCACAGAAGATACAGCGAAACGAGAAGTTATGGAGGAGACTGGTTTGACGATTGCCGAGTTGAAATTGATCAATGTCTACTCCGGACCGAAACATTTTGTAGTGGCTAAAAATGGCGATGAATTTTATGTGGTCACGACGGGTTATTATTCAAATAAATTTCATGGCGAATTGATTGTTGATCAAAAAGAATCACTAAGCTTTAAGTTTTTTGCTCCAGCCGATTTGCCGGACAGGATGGTCGGTAGTCACCGTGTAGTAATCGAGGACTATCTTAACCACCTAACCAACCAGCCGGGATAA
- a CDS encoding oxidoreductase produces MLTGKTAIITGGNSGIGFETAKALLALEAEVILAVRNTKKGAQARATLLALYPSAQIDVMKLDLANLETIRKFAEQFSKAFDKLDLLINNAGIMAPPLSKTTDGFELQFGSNHLGHFALTGLLLPLLTNTSGSRVVTVSSRAHSRGTIDFDNLEGTKGYQAKKFYNQSKLANLYFALELDKRFKEHGCQTISVACHPGVSATNILKLGSQEIPAAVKRVANLFLQPPSMGALSAIYAATEPSLMGGEYIGPVAQFQRRGYPALGTPHTNATDPEISCKLWDVSEKLTTVVYPFKRLD; encoded by the coding sequence TTGCTCACAGGGAAAACAGCTATCATCACAGGTGGCAATAGCGGTATCGGCTTTGAAACGGCAAAAGCTCTGCTAGCACTAGAGGCAGAGGTTATTCTGGCTGTCCGCAATACGAAAAAAGGAGCTCAAGCGCGCGCTACTTTATTGGCGCTTTATCCTTCTGCTCAAATCGATGTCATGAAGTTGGATTTGGCTAACCTTGAAACGATTCGGAAGTTTGCTGAACAATTCAGCAAAGCCTTCGATAAACTTGATCTGTTAATTAACAATGCAGGAATTATGGCACCCCCTCTTTCAAAAACGACAGACGGCTTTGAACTGCAGTTTGGCAGCAATCATCTTGGCCACTTTGCTTTAACGGGTCTGCTTTTGCCTTTACTAACAAACACTTCTGGTTCACGTGTCGTGACTGTTAGCAGCCGGGCACATAGCCGTGGCACAATCGACTTTGATAATCTCGAAGGAACCAAAGGTTATCAGGCAAAAAAATTCTATAACCAAAGCAAGTTAGCTAATTTATATTTTGCGTTAGAGTTAGATAAGCGCTTTAAAGAACATGGCTGTCAGACAATTAGCGTAGCTTGTCATCCAGGTGTTTCTGCCACCAACATTTTAAAGCTTGGCAGTCAAGAAATTCCAGCTGCTGTTAAACGTGTTGCTAACCTTTTTCTTCAACCACCTAGTATGGGAGCATTGTCGGCAATTTATGCTGCGACCGAACCCAGTCTTATGGGTGGGGAATACATTGGTCCAGTTGCCCAGTTTCAACGAAGAGGCTATCCTGCGCTAGGAACCCCTCACACCAATGCAACTGATCCTGAAATTTCTTGCAAGCTTTGGGACGTGTCGGAAAAACTGACGACTGTTGTGTATCCCTTTAAACGACTAGATTAA
- a CDS encoding ABC transporter ATP-binding protein has translation MTLLEIKNLKKVYTARFSNQQTEALTTVNFSIKEGEFVSIMGESGSGKTTLLNIISTLDDATSGEVYLDGHPLSKIKDKEISAFRRNTLGFVFQDFNLLDNFSIRDNILLPLVLSKTPIVEMEARLMPIVRNLGIEAHIDKFPYEVSGGQKQRVAIARALITQPKIILADEPTGALDSKASQNLMEILKAINESGQTILMVTHSARAASFSNRILFIRDGSVYHEIYRGDAPDEQFMDRITKSLKVLASRGEPNE, from the coding sequence ATGACTTTATTAGAAATCAAGAATTTAAAGAAAGTATATACAGCACGATTTTCAAACCAGCAAACAGAAGCGTTGACAACCGTCAATTTTTCAATAAAGGAAGGCGAATTTGTTTCCATCATGGGAGAATCGGGTTCGGGCAAAACGACGCTTTTGAACATTATCTCTACGTTAGACGATGCCACTTCAGGGGAAGTTTACTTGGATGGTCATCCATTATCGAAAATCAAAGATAAAGAAATTTCCGCTTTTCGAAGAAATACACTTGGTTTTGTTTTTCAGGATTTTAATCTATTAGATAACTTTTCTATTCGAGATAATATTTTATTGCCACTGGTGTTATCGAAAACACCTATCGTTGAAATGGAAGCACGGCTTATGCCGATTGTGCGGAATCTCGGAATTGAAGCACATATCGATAAATTTCCTTACGAAGTATCAGGTGGTCAAAAGCAGCGAGTTGCGATAGCCCGCGCATTGATCACACAGCCGAAAATAATTTTGGCAGATGAACCAACAGGGGCACTCGATTCCAAAGCTTCCCAAAACTTGATGGAAATTCTCAAAGCCATCAATGAAAGTGGTCAAACCATTCTTATGGTAACGCATAGTGCCCGCGCGGCGAGTTTTTCAAATCGTATCTTATTTATTCGAGATGGTTCGGTTTATCATGAAATTTATCGTGGCGATGCTCCTGATGAACAATTTATGGATCGTATTACAAAATCATTGAAGGTCTTGGCTAGTCGAGGTGAGCCGAATGAATAA
- a CDS encoding sensor histidine kinase, which translates to MLKVSRGILFKSFLLSVRHQLFLFVAMAVIFGVVYILGRQPITLFFYSLELAGFLLLIYLVISYFRYVKRYKLISRLELLNASSLEELQQHTDSVDQLYIEKMAALLEQLRESENLHAERQTDQLDYFTLWLHQIKTPISAISLLTQSSRAKEAKQISQELVRLEDYTHMVLNYIKLEEPGADMDLAMVDLDDIIKKAIKKYSILFIYKGIKLDYKPLGIRVLSDGKWLQNLLEQILSNSLKYTLEGTISIYLDPVNAETVIIKDTGIGIGSEDLPKIFNKGYSGMNGRLQEKSTGLGLFLSKKICKRLGHQFSIDSQPGKGTCVAIDMSRADLQVFD; encoded by the coding sequence ATGCTTAAAGTATCTAGGGGGATCCTTTTTAAAAGCTTCTTGCTATCTGTTCGTCATCAATTGTTTCTTTTTGTAGCAATGGCAGTGATTTTTGGAGTAGTGTACATTTTAGGAAGACAACCGATAACTTTATTTTTCTATAGCCTTGAGTTAGCAGGATTTCTGCTGCTAATTTATTTGGTTATCTCCTATTTTCGGTATGTTAAACGATATAAGCTCATCAGTAGGCTTGAGTTGTTGAATGCCTCAAGCCTGGAGGAACTCCAGCAACATACCGACTCTGTAGATCAATTGTACATCGAAAAGATGGCTGCTTTACTCGAACAGCTGCGAGAATCAGAAAATTTGCATGCCGAGCGACAAACCGATCAACTGGATTACTTTACACTATGGCTTCATCAAATTAAGACGCCCATCTCTGCTATCAGTCTCTTGACACAAAGCTCTCGTGCCAAAGAAGCTAAACAGATTTCGCAAGAGTTGGTGCGCCTCGAGGATTATACACATATGGTACTCAATTACATCAAGCTTGAAGAACCTGGAGCTGATATGGATTTAGCAATGGTCGATTTGGATGACATTATCAAAAAAGCAATCAAAAAATATTCTATTTTGTTCATCTACAAAGGTATTAAGCTCGATTACAAACCGCTTGGCATACGAGTATTATCGGATGGCAAATGGCTACAGAACTTATTGGAGCAAATCTTGTCGAATAGCTTAAAATACACGCTGGAAGGAACAATTTCTATTTACCTAGACCCAGTAAATGCAGAGACAGTGATCATTAAGGACACGGGTATTGGAATCGGTTCTGAGGATTTGCCAAAGATTTTCAACAAAGGCTATTCGGGCATGAATGGACGCCTTCAAGAAAAGTCGACAGGACTAGGCTTGTTTCTTAGTAAGAAAATCTGTAAGCGTCTTGGTCACCAATTTTCAATTGACTCGCAACCTGGTAAAGGAACCTGTGTCGCCATCGACATGTCGCGTGCGGATTTGCAGGTTTTTGACTAA